The DNA segment CTGGCTGTCAATGGCCTGGGCATCCGTGGGGGCGGTTATCGCGGCGCCAGCTCCGAGAAGAAGGCAAAGGCTCAGACTTAAGCAGAGTTTTTTCAAAAGTTTTTTCATGCGATTTTTCCTTTCCTGTTTTTTGTTTAAAAAAAGAACCCAAAATGAAAAGTCAAAGCTGAAACAAAATTGAGAACAAAAAAATAAATTCAGATGCGCCGCGATGAATACGGCAGGGGCATTGGATACCCGATCATGTCCATATGCGTCTTCCCAAGCGCATTGTTGCTTTTTCTGGATTTTTAAAGGGCAACAAGTCCCGTGCGTATTCACTAATACAATATCTCGGCGCCTCTGCAGTTTTCTTTAAGCAATTTTTTCGGAAACGATGGGAGGAAACCTTGATTATTGGCCCTTATCTTCCAGAGCCAGCGCAATAAAGCGGTTTTCCAGTGTTGCGCGAAGCGTTTTGACCTGTTGTGTGAGATTTTGGATTCTGGCCAGCCGGACGGGATCTTCCCTGGTGAGCCGGTGTTTCTGGGTGGCGCACAGATACCAGGTGCAGATCCAGGGTCGGTTGGTTCTGGCAAGCACACACCCCCGGGGCCCGAGAAAGGCACAGGGCATTTGACTGTGTTTTTTGGGGTTTTGGACCGGCAGGGCCAGGCCGGCAGCGTGGAGAAACAAAAGGTCTTTTAGGTCAAACCAGACATCTGCGGACAGGCAGCAGGGCTCGGGGCAGAAGGTGCAGGTTTTTGCGCACAGGTCCTGGTATAGCCAATCCAGCTGTTCCAGGCCGGCCCGGATATGGCCGGCGGTTTCAACCATCAGGTTGAGCCGGTCCGGGTGTTTTTCAAAAATGTGTCTGACAGAGAAATTGGCTGCCTGCCAGCATTGCCGCTGGTGCCAGGGCGGGCCTGCGCACTGCCGGGGCATTAAAATCCCAGGCTCTGGTTTACCAGCACCACGGTTACATCGGTCATCATTGGCTTGCGGTGCAGGATCGCCGTGATCCGGCAGATGCGCTGGGCCGAGTTGCAGTCCGTGCAGATGCCGGTTTCCGCACACGGGGTGCTCATGTTCAGACTCTTTGCGCGCATGGGCGCGGCCACCTCACGGATCCGGCGCAACGCCCCGTCAAGGTCCACGGCTACCTTGTTCATGCCCGCTACGATAATCACCTTGGGGCATCCGAATGTCATGGCATTGGTCCGGTTGCCGACGCCGTCCACATTGACAATCTCCCCGGTGGCGGAAATGGCGTTTGCGCTACAGATAAAGCAGTCGCAGCGGCCTTGTTTCAGGCGAAGCGACAGGTCTGATTCCTCGGCAGACGACTCCCAATGGTCGTAGACGGTTTTGCCCTGCGTGCCCAGGGCATTGGGAAGATCTATGGCCCGGGCCGTGGCTGATCCGCCAAAACCAAAGCTTTCATAATCCTTGACCAGTTCAAGGATCAAGTCCCGGGCCTCGTCTGCATTGTTGACAAAGTGACCGGCAAATCCATGTTTTTTGAGATTTTCCAGGGTTTGATGGCCCAGCTTTTCCCAAAGCCAGGCCTGGTATTGTGAATCGGTCATTGCATGTCCCTTTTTTGCAGTTTACAGGTTATAAATTGCTGCGGCGATAAAATGCATGCATTAATATATTCATATATCACAGCAGCGGGGCCAATGACAACACAGCCGGCAAAACGTCCTGTATTTTCACAGGCCGGATGTGTTTGGGATTTGACGGTCCCGGCCGGTTTTGGTAAGAAAGAGATTCAGGCAGTTGAACAGGGAGTCGATCCCATTGATTCGGGCATATTTGCCAAAGGAGCCATGACATGGTCGAACATGAAAAATCAGCCGGGTACAAGGACCGCTATGAAGTACTGACCGGGAATATCGAGCACGGATCCGGCGCAGTGGAC comes from the Desulfosalsimonas propionicica genome and includes:
- a CDS encoding lactate utilization protein encodes the protein MTDSQYQAWLWEKLGHQTLENLKKHGFAGHFVNNADEARDLILELVKDYESFGFGGSATARAIDLPNALGTQGKTVYDHWESSAEESDLSLRLKQGRCDCFICSANAISATGEIVNVDGVGNRTNAMTFGCPKVIIVAGMNKVAVDLDGALRRIREVAAPMRAKSLNMSTPCAETGICTDCNSAQRICRITAILHRKPMMTDVTVVLVNQSLGF